One region of Trichosurus vulpecula isolate mTriVul1 chromosome 1, mTriVul1.pri, whole genome shotgun sequence genomic DNA includes:
- the LOC118834075 gene encoding ATP synthase-coupling factor 6, mitochondrial-like has product MALKRLSRFLSLVQSATLVYLRRNIGVTAVAFNKELDPVQKLFVDKIREYKSKRQTAGGPVDIGPEYQQDLDSELFKLKQMYGKADMNTFPIQI; this is encoded by the coding sequence ATGGCTCTTAAAAGGCTCTCCAGGTTTTTATCTCTTGTTCAGTCTGCAACTTTGGTGTATCTTCGAAGGAACATTGGTGTTACAGCTGTTGCATTTAACAAGGAACTTGATCCTGTTCAAAAACTCTTTGTAGACAAGATTAGAGAATATAAATCCAAGAGACAAACAGCTGGAGGACCTGTTGATATAGGTCCTGAATATCAACAAGATCTGGACAGCGAACTATTCAAGCTTAAGCAGATGTATGGTAAAGCAGATATGAATACATTCCCAATTCAAATTTGA